One window of Xylocopa sonorina isolate GNS202 chromosome 9, iyXylSono1_principal, whole genome shotgun sequence genomic DNA carries:
- the Grip163 gene encoding gamma-tubulin complex component 6 isoform X2, with protein sequence MMNVNEYVRVNGENDDSYDDGVYELLTKLSRHTLQSYRPVYRNVQFTYDHDINVIKRLRTKAFEILLKKSDSLVPSQDYRELEEVDPFIEIQKYIFALKLRSRHSCNVSTLEHLLQELEESPSTEIPIYPVLQLLLQLKSFNVNPELMTDIFYCGKSNPALPEVIQSTNDVPPFQVYPIECFISPDKFEARLETQRFQITRTRPVNIINGLDFLQNSVTFKPMIGFESTEMPVACNLMSNHVFDKISLHTLLCQDQHSTMNTEFNLYISQNNMIEDKYDNIYSFPLDKAVALNCLCLPFIQSNTEENRSITDTWKIIDQSVTNESNSITNIWNNVWDQIDVTNNTTTLDHQTWEYLGEIQSVKEPMFITETPVAAIHLERIKEMNNLPLLSEKILNSVLLLEEVSAKEFINDVKSMLLGIESKSFQYRYGGFVLRENISVYGVCTESLQNICQEPINWGNYFKFLLNLVTPKSQSSKLPQEGLIFKAMCTNIKELLLYYQAAILRIFTYENDSDRLLKILQRVRPVTTLISKIAKVCEPYKESECINREGNSILTRIYNEAIKVTDTKIALVFYSLLKSCCEIYFRFLQKWLFEGICDDVYGEFMIKTRPQYLRNRSHKFWTRSFSICNDAVPGFLSDLAESILQCGKTVRLLRTCDSKNPVCNVCVTEQPEIRVCLSAIAIHEQTIRCQEYERKGESALGSILSLSTAVLNQKRLEKQMSEIVVHNQGDVSLRHREEKGGHKRELKTVIPSDSQKKNKEKEKDIESSNKVVLQIEDTKEECVIKERSRYVERTNILNYYESLANDINKRCIRSQWRVKRMKFYDKRVDALCAANLESRDQLKRAAELNCLMTPDPSVGTPSSFQDENKNYTETSLQSFILDLTKKAEIDQQDSTQDPYLLTNQSHKKKISNDNEKSEIPPNQNTETTVQLNEILQNLTIRSTHRNSVTIQRPTFLNVAKIDNATTETLSCNMTPNNNEVNIQQITFIPLTNEVTGTAILVENNTIISNRRNDDLETPMSCATDNFTTSSVHSPVSQTYSLENSCPTENSSAVTPFGYSQLISKSSLNMKKDSTFSDLFELAHDERSSSVSPVTTPLSINDVEIIDHISLQAYLEKSIRIPLNVQSRLVNNTVIKYFLKENKLLSHLHSLRSYFFLLNGEFAKSLTDSLYARLYEISIPIELFNSVTLTNLLERALVHSFNNVYVNSELLSLSATDIPAQLHISDPTALDCLSLNYKINWPLNIILDGTVMQQYCKVFKFLITSGRVSWVLQEDFNIMKRERKAVTSEQYHKLQLYRHSMTQFMNALHNYLTCSVLHASWAEFEKDLEHSLTVDQIYLSHVNYLRRILSRCMLNSRGEKVRVCLNNIFKVILKFHNRIRSQNWVMRSTRYVHPNFKKLEQMYRAFCELRAYMAHVAFKLATSGYQPHLMHFLNTLNINHVYDLTVKTSRSSASAPEL encoded by the exons ATGATGAACGTCAACGAATACGTTCGCGTCAACGGTGAAAACGATGACAGCTATGACGATGGCGTTTACGAGCTTCTAACTAAATTGAGCAGGCATACACTACAATCGTATCGACCCGTTTATCGTAACGTTCAGTTTACTTACGACCATGATATCAATGTAATTAAACGTCTCCGAACTAAAGCTTTCGAGATATTGCTGAAGAAAAGTGATTCACTGGTCCCCAGCCAAG ATTACAGAGAACTTGAAGAGGTAGATCCATTTATAgaaatacaaaaatatatttttgccTTGAAGCTGAGATCGAGGCATTCCTGCAATGTTAGCACTTTGGAACATCTATTACAAGAGCTCGAAGAATCCCCATCTACTGAAATACCAATTTATCCTGTTTTACAACTGTTGCTTCAACTGAAAAGTTTTAATGTTAATCCAGAACTAATGACG GATATATTCTATTGCGGCAAAAGTAATCCTGCTCTTCCTGAAGTTATCCAAAGCACTAATGATGTACCACCATTTCAAGTGTATCCTATAGAATGTTTCATATCACCAGATAAATTTGAAGCAAGACTGGAGACCCAAAGATTCCAGATTACAAGAACAAGACCTGTAAACATTATAAATGGATTGGATTTCTTGCAAAATTCAGTAACATTCAAACCTATGATTGGATTTGAATCCACAGA GATGCCTGTTGCGTGCAACTTGATGTCCAATCATGTATTTGATAAAATTTCATTGCACACATTGTTATGCCAAGaccaacattccacaatgaatacagAATTTAATCTGTACATTTCGCAAAACaatatg ATAGAAGATAAATACGATAATATATACAGTTTTCCTTTGGACAAAGCAGTAGCACTGAATTGCTTATGTCTTCCATTTATACAATCAAATACTGAAGAAAACAGAAGCATTACAGATACGTGGAAAATTATTGATCAGAGCGTTACCAATGAATCAAACAGTATTACAAATATCTGGAATAATGTGTGGGATCAAATCGATGTTACTAATAATACAACTACTCTAGATCATCAAACATGGGAGTACCTCGGAGAGATACAATCTGTTAAAGAACCGATGTTCATAACAGAGACACCGGTTGCGGCGATACATCTGgaaagaattaaagaaatgAATAATTTACCTTTACTCTCGGAAAAG ATACTGAATTCTGTGCTTCTACTGGAAGAAGTTTCAGCCaaagaatttataaatgatGTGAAATCAATGTTACTAGGAATCGAATCAAAATCCTTTCAGTATAGATACGGG GGATTTGTCTTACGCGAAAACATCAGTGTAtatggtgtatgtacagaatcCTTACAAAATATTTGCCAGGAACCCATTAATTGGGGTAATTATTTTAAATTCTTATTAAATCTTGTTACACCAAAATCACAGAGCAGCAAATTACCTCAAGAAGGATTAATATTTAAG gcCATGTGTACGAATATTAAAGAACTGTTACTTTATTATCAAGCAGCAATTTTAAGAATTTTTACTTATGAAAATGATTCTGATAGACTACTGAAAATACTTCAGAGAGTACGTCCAGTGACCACATTAATTAGCAAAATTGCTAAAGTCTGCGAGCCTtacaaagaaagtgaatgcatcAATCGGGAAGGCAACAGTATTCTTACCAGGATTTATAATGAAGCGATCAAGGTTACAGATACCAAGATTGCTTTAGTGTTCTATTCGTTACTAAAATCTTGCTGCGAAATTTATTTCCG ATTTTTACAGAAATGGCTATTCGAAGGAATATGTGATGATGTTTATGGGGAATTTATGATCAAGACGCGGCCACAATATTTACGTAATAGGAGTCACAAATTTTGGACAAGAAGTTTCAGCATCTGTAATGATGCAGTGCCTGGTTTCTTAAGCGATCTAGCTGAATCAATACTTCAGTGTGGAAAAACAGTAAGACTTTTAAGAACATGCGATTCCAAA AATCCAGTGTGCAACGTCTGTGTAACTGAACAACCGGAAATAAGAGTTTGCTTAAGTGCAATCGCGATACACGAACAAACAATAAGGTGTCAAGAATATGAAAGAAAAGGAGAATCTGCACTTGGTTCAATTCTATCTCTTTCTACGGCTGTTCTAAATCAAAAACGACTAGAAAAACAAATGTCAGAGATCGTTGTTCATAATCAAGGTGATGTATCGTTGAGACATCGTG AAGAGAAAGGTGGACATAAAAGAGAATTAAAAACAGTAATACCAAGTGACTCGCAAAAAAAGAATAAGGAAAAAGAGAAGGATATTGAATCATCAAACAAAGTGGTTTTGCAAATTGAAGACACAAAAGAAGAATGTGTGATAAAAGAAAGATCACGTTACGTAGAACG GACGAATATCTTGAATTATTATGAGAGTCTAGCTAATGATATTAACAAACGATGCATACGTTCGCAGTGGCGAGTTAAAAGAATGAAATTTTACGATAAAAGAGTGGATGCATTGTGTGCAGCAAACTTAGAGTCGAGAGATCAATTAAAAAGAGCTGCAGAACTTAATTGCTTAATGACACCGGATCCTTCAGTCGGTACTCCGAGCTCTTTCCAAGATGAGAACAAAAATTATACGGAAACATCTTTACAATCGTTTATATTAGACTTGACGAAAAAAGCTGAAATTGACCAACAAGATTCAACACAAGATCCTTATTTGCTTACCAATCAATCACATAAGAAGAAAATAAGCAACGATAATGAAAAGTCGGAAATTCCACCGAACCAAAATACGGAGACAACCGTACAGTTGAATGAAATTTTACAAAATCTGACGATTCGTTCGACGCATCGTAACTCTGTAACCATTCAAAGGCCCACGTTTTTGAATGTCGCAAAGATCGATAATGCGACAACGGAAACGTTGAGCTGTAACATGACACCAAATAATAACGAAGTCAACATACAGCAAATCACGTTTATTCCTCTTACGAACGAAGTAACCGGAACGGCTATTCTCGTCGAGAACAATACAATTATTTCAAATCGTCGAAACGATGATTTAGAAACACCAATGTCTTGCGCAACAGATAATTTTACCACCTCGTCGGTACATAGTCCTGTTTCGCAAACGTACAGTTTGGAGAATTCATGTCCCACAGAAAATTCATCTGCCGTTACGCCGTTTGGTTATAGTCAGTTAATTTCTAAATCATCTCTTAACATGAAGAAAGATTCAACATtttcagatttatttgaattggcTCATGATGAAAGAAGCAGCAGCGTGTCGCCTGTAACAACTCCCTTGAGTATTAACGATGTCGAGATAATCGATCACATATCCCTCCAGGCTTATTTAGAGAAATCTATTCGTATACCCCTAAATGTGCAGAGCCGTCTTGTTAACAATACTGTTATTAAGTATTTTTTGAAAGAGAATAAGTTGCTTTCACATTTGCACAGTTTACGTAGCTATTTCTTTCTATTAAATGGAGAATTTGCGAAAAGCTTAACGGATTCATTGTACGCTCGTTTGTATGAGATCTCTATTCCCATCGAGCTGTTCAATTCTGTTACGTTGACTAATTTATTGGAACGGGCACTTGTTCACTCGTTCAATAACGTTTACGTCAACTCGGAACTTCTCAGTCTTTCAGCAACGGATATACCTGCTCAGTTACAC ATATCAGACCCGACAGCATTGGATTGTCTCTCTCTTAATTATAAGATAAACTggccattgaatattatacttgaTGGAACGGTTATGCAACAGTATTGTAAAGTATTTAAGTTTTTGATAACAAGTGGCCGAGTCTCGTGGGTGTTGCAAGAAGATTTTAACATTATGAAAAGAGAACGAAAAGCAGTTACGTCGGAACAATATCATAAA CTTCAACTGTACAGACATTCGATGACTCAATTTATGAACGCACTACACAATTATTTAACGTGTAGCGTCTTACACGCAAGTTGGGCTGAATTTGAAAAAGACTT
- the Grip163 gene encoding gamma-tubulin complex component 6 isoform X1: protein MMNVNEYVRVNGENDDSYDDGVYELLTKLSRHTLQSYRPVYRNVQFTYDHDINVIKRLRTKAFEILLKKSDSLVPSQDYRELEEVDPFIEIQKYIFALKLRSRHSCNVSTLEHLLQELEESPSTEIPIYPVLQLLLQLKSFNVNPELMTDIFYCGKSNPALPEVIQSTNDVPPFQVYPIECFISPDKFEARLETQRFQITRTRPVNIINGLDFLQNSVTFKPMIGFESTEMPVACNLMSNHVFDKISLHTLLCQDQHSTMNTEFNLYISQNNMIEDKYDNIYSFPLDKAVALNCLCLPFIQSNTEENRSITDTWKIIDQSVTNESNSITNIWNNVWDQIDVTNNTTTLDHQTWEYLGEIQSVKEPMFITETPVAAIHLERIKEMNNLPLLSEKILNSVLLLEEVSAKEFINDVKSMLLGIESKSFQYRYGEGFVLRENISVYGVCTESLQNICQEPINWGNYFKFLLNLVTPKSQSSKLPQEGLIFKAMCTNIKELLLYYQAAILRIFTYENDSDRLLKILQRVRPVTTLISKIAKVCEPYKESECINREGNSILTRIYNEAIKVTDTKIALVFYSLLKSCCEIYFRFLQKWLFEGICDDVYGEFMIKTRPQYLRNRSHKFWTRSFSICNDAVPGFLSDLAESILQCGKTVRLLRTCDSKNPVCNVCVTEQPEIRVCLSAIAIHEQTIRCQEYERKGESALGSILSLSTAVLNQKRLEKQMSEIVVHNQGDVSLRHREEKGGHKRELKTVIPSDSQKKNKEKEKDIESSNKVVLQIEDTKEECVIKERSRYVERTNILNYYESLANDINKRCIRSQWRVKRMKFYDKRVDALCAANLESRDQLKRAAELNCLMTPDPSVGTPSSFQDENKNYTETSLQSFILDLTKKAEIDQQDSTQDPYLLTNQSHKKKISNDNEKSEIPPNQNTETTVQLNEILQNLTIRSTHRNSVTIQRPTFLNVAKIDNATTETLSCNMTPNNNEVNIQQITFIPLTNEVTGTAILVENNTIISNRRNDDLETPMSCATDNFTTSSVHSPVSQTYSLENSCPTENSSAVTPFGYSQLISKSSLNMKKDSTFSDLFELAHDERSSSVSPVTTPLSINDVEIIDHISLQAYLEKSIRIPLNVQSRLVNNTVIKYFLKENKLLSHLHSLRSYFFLLNGEFAKSLTDSLYARLYEISIPIELFNSVTLTNLLERALVHSFNNVYVNSELLSLSATDIPAQLHISDPTALDCLSLNYKINWPLNIILDGTVMQQYCKVFKFLITSGRVSWVLQEDFNIMKRERKAVTSEQYHKLQLYRHSMTQFMNALHNYLTCSVLHASWAEFEKDLEHSLTVDQIYLSHVNYLRRILSRCMLNSRGEKVRVCLNNIFKVILKFHNRIRSQNWVMRSTRYVHPNFKKLEQMYRAFCELRAYMAHVAFKLATSGYQPHLMHFLNTLNINHVYDLTVKTSRSSASAPEL, encoded by the exons ATGATGAACGTCAACGAATACGTTCGCGTCAACGGTGAAAACGATGACAGCTATGACGATGGCGTTTACGAGCTTCTAACTAAATTGAGCAGGCATACACTACAATCGTATCGACCCGTTTATCGTAACGTTCAGTTTACTTACGACCATGATATCAATGTAATTAAACGTCTCCGAACTAAAGCTTTCGAGATATTGCTGAAGAAAAGTGATTCACTGGTCCCCAGCCAAG ATTACAGAGAACTTGAAGAGGTAGATCCATTTATAgaaatacaaaaatatatttttgccTTGAAGCTGAGATCGAGGCATTCCTGCAATGTTAGCACTTTGGAACATCTATTACAAGAGCTCGAAGAATCCCCATCTACTGAAATACCAATTTATCCTGTTTTACAACTGTTGCTTCAACTGAAAAGTTTTAATGTTAATCCAGAACTAATGACG GATATATTCTATTGCGGCAAAAGTAATCCTGCTCTTCCTGAAGTTATCCAAAGCACTAATGATGTACCACCATTTCAAGTGTATCCTATAGAATGTTTCATATCACCAGATAAATTTGAAGCAAGACTGGAGACCCAAAGATTCCAGATTACAAGAACAAGACCTGTAAACATTATAAATGGATTGGATTTCTTGCAAAATTCAGTAACATTCAAACCTATGATTGGATTTGAATCCACAGA GATGCCTGTTGCGTGCAACTTGATGTCCAATCATGTATTTGATAAAATTTCATTGCACACATTGTTATGCCAAGaccaacattccacaatgaatacagAATTTAATCTGTACATTTCGCAAAACaatatg ATAGAAGATAAATACGATAATATATACAGTTTTCCTTTGGACAAAGCAGTAGCACTGAATTGCTTATGTCTTCCATTTATACAATCAAATACTGAAGAAAACAGAAGCATTACAGATACGTGGAAAATTATTGATCAGAGCGTTACCAATGAATCAAACAGTATTACAAATATCTGGAATAATGTGTGGGATCAAATCGATGTTACTAATAATACAACTACTCTAGATCATCAAACATGGGAGTACCTCGGAGAGATACAATCTGTTAAAGAACCGATGTTCATAACAGAGACACCGGTTGCGGCGATACATCTGgaaagaattaaagaaatgAATAATTTACCTTTACTCTCGGAAAAG ATACTGAATTCTGTGCTTCTACTGGAAGAAGTTTCAGCCaaagaatttataaatgatGTGAAATCAATGTTACTAGGAATCGAATCAAAATCCTTTCAGTATAGATACGGG GAGGGATTTGTCTTACGCGAAAACATCAGTGTAtatggtgtatgtacagaatcCTTACAAAATATTTGCCAGGAACCCATTAATTGGGGTAATTATTTTAAATTCTTATTAAATCTTGTTACACCAAAATCACAGAGCAGCAAATTACCTCAAGAAGGATTAATATTTAAG gcCATGTGTACGAATATTAAAGAACTGTTACTTTATTATCAAGCAGCAATTTTAAGAATTTTTACTTATGAAAATGATTCTGATAGACTACTGAAAATACTTCAGAGAGTACGTCCAGTGACCACATTAATTAGCAAAATTGCTAAAGTCTGCGAGCCTtacaaagaaagtgaatgcatcAATCGGGAAGGCAACAGTATTCTTACCAGGATTTATAATGAAGCGATCAAGGTTACAGATACCAAGATTGCTTTAGTGTTCTATTCGTTACTAAAATCTTGCTGCGAAATTTATTTCCG ATTTTTACAGAAATGGCTATTCGAAGGAATATGTGATGATGTTTATGGGGAATTTATGATCAAGACGCGGCCACAATATTTACGTAATAGGAGTCACAAATTTTGGACAAGAAGTTTCAGCATCTGTAATGATGCAGTGCCTGGTTTCTTAAGCGATCTAGCTGAATCAATACTTCAGTGTGGAAAAACAGTAAGACTTTTAAGAACATGCGATTCCAAA AATCCAGTGTGCAACGTCTGTGTAACTGAACAACCGGAAATAAGAGTTTGCTTAAGTGCAATCGCGATACACGAACAAACAATAAGGTGTCAAGAATATGAAAGAAAAGGAGAATCTGCACTTGGTTCAATTCTATCTCTTTCTACGGCTGTTCTAAATCAAAAACGACTAGAAAAACAAATGTCAGAGATCGTTGTTCATAATCAAGGTGATGTATCGTTGAGACATCGTG AAGAGAAAGGTGGACATAAAAGAGAATTAAAAACAGTAATACCAAGTGACTCGCAAAAAAAGAATAAGGAAAAAGAGAAGGATATTGAATCATCAAACAAAGTGGTTTTGCAAATTGAAGACACAAAAGAAGAATGTGTGATAAAAGAAAGATCACGTTACGTAGAACG GACGAATATCTTGAATTATTATGAGAGTCTAGCTAATGATATTAACAAACGATGCATACGTTCGCAGTGGCGAGTTAAAAGAATGAAATTTTACGATAAAAGAGTGGATGCATTGTGTGCAGCAAACTTAGAGTCGAGAGATCAATTAAAAAGAGCTGCAGAACTTAATTGCTTAATGACACCGGATCCTTCAGTCGGTACTCCGAGCTCTTTCCAAGATGAGAACAAAAATTATACGGAAACATCTTTACAATCGTTTATATTAGACTTGACGAAAAAAGCTGAAATTGACCAACAAGATTCAACACAAGATCCTTATTTGCTTACCAATCAATCACATAAGAAGAAAATAAGCAACGATAATGAAAAGTCGGAAATTCCACCGAACCAAAATACGGAGACAACCGTACAGTTGAATGAAATTTTACAAAATCTGACGATTCGTTCGACGCATCGTAACTCTGTAACCATTCAAAGGCCCACGTTTTTGAATGTCGCAAAGATCGATAATGCGACAACGGAAACGTTGAGCTGTAACATGACACCAAATAATAACGAAGTCAACATACAGCAAATCACGTTTATTCCTCTTACGAACGAAGTAACCGGAACGGCTATTCTCGTCGAGAACAATACAATTATTTCAAATCGTCGAAACGATGATTTAGAAACACCAATGTCTTGCGCAACAGATAATTTTACCACCTCGTCGGTACATAGTCCTGTTTCGCAAACGTACAGTTTGGAGAATTCATGTCCCACAGAAAATTCATCTGCCGTTACGCCGTTTGGTTATAGTCAGTTAATTTCTAAATCATCTCTTAACATGAAGAAAGATTCAACATtttcagatttatttgaattggcTCATGATGAAAGAAGCAGCAGCGTGTCGCCTGTAACAACTCCCTTGAGTATTAACGATGTCGAGATAATCGATCACATATCCCTCCAGGCTTATTTAGAGAAATCTATTCGTATACCCCTAAATGTGCAGAGCCGTCTTGTTAACAATACTGTTATTAAGTATTTTTTGAAAGAGAATAAGTTGCTTTCACATTTGCACAGTTTACGTAGCTATTTCTTTCTATTAAATGGAGAATTTGCGAAAAGCTTAACGGATTCATTGTACGCTCGTTTGTATGAGATCTCTATTCCCATCGAGCTGTTCAATTCTGTTACGTTGACTAATTTATTGGAACGGGCACTTGTTCACTCGTTCAATAACGTTTACGTCAACTCGGAACTTCTCAGTCTTTCAGCAACGGATATACCTGCTCAGTTACAC ATATCAGACCCGACAGCATTGGATTGTCTCTCTCTTAATTATAAGATAAACTggccattgaatattatacttgaTGGAACGGTTATGCAACAGTATTGTAAAGTATTTAAGTTTTTGATAACAAGTGGCCGAGTCTCGTGGGTGTTGCAAGAAGATTTTAACATTATGAAAAGAGAACGAAAAGCAGTTACGTCGGAACAATATCATAAA CTTCAACTGTACAGACATTCGATGACTCAATTTATGAACGCACTACACAATTATTTAACGTGTAGCGTCTTACACGCAAGTTGGGCTGAATTTGAAAAAGACTT